A stretch of the Capra hircus breed San Clemente chromosome 10, ASM170441v1, whole genome shotgun sequence genome encodes the following:
- the FAM98B gene encoding protein FAM98B: MRGPDPGPEPTMEGDVLDTLEALGYKGPLLEEQALTKAAESGLSSPEFSELCVWLSSQIKSLCNLEESITSAGRDDLESFQLEISGFLKEMACPYSVLISGDIKDRLKKKDDCLKLLLFLSTELQALQILQNKKCRNSQFDKNSEIYQEVQAICDTLGIPKSTTSDIPLMLNQVESKVKDTLSKVQKNHVGKPLLKIDLNLEQAEKLERINDALSSEYECRRRMLMKRLDVTVQSFGWSDRAKLKTDDIARIYQPKRYALSPKTTITLAHLLAAREDLSKIIRTSSGSSREKTACAINKVLMGRVPDRGGRPNEIEPPPPEMPPWQKRQEGGGRGGWGGGGGRGGGGSGRGGGGGWGGGGGGGGGWGGAGGGGGRGGGFQGRGDYGGRGDYGGRGGYGGRGGYGGRGYGDPYGGGGGGYRRY; this comes from the exons ATGAGAGGGCCGGATCCGGGTCCCGAACCTACGATGGAGGGGGACGTGCTGGATACTCTAGAGGCGCTGGG gtATAAGGGACCACTGTTAGAAGAGCAAGCGCTTACAAAGGCAGCAGAGAGTGGACTGTCTTCACCTGAATTTTCAGAGCTCTGTGTTTGGTTAAGCTCTCAAATAAAATCACTGTGCAACTTGGAAGAAAGTATCACTTCAGCTG ggaGAGATGATCTAGAAAGCTTCCAGCTTGAGATAAgtggctttttaaaagaaatggcaTGTCCATATTCTGTACTCATATCTGGAGATATTAAAGACCGCTTAAAAAAGAAGGATGATTGTTTGAAACTACTGT TATTTTTAAGTACAGAGCTTCAAGCTTTACAGATACTACAGAACAAGAAGTGTAGAAATTCTCAATTCGATAAAAATAGTGAAATTTATCAGGAAGTTCAGGCTATCTGCGATACCCTTGGGATTCCCAAGTCAACAACTTCTGACATTCCGCTTATGCTAAACCAAGTGGAATCAAAG gTGAAAGATACTCTCTCAAAAGTCCAGAAAAATCATGTGGGAAAACCACTGCTGAAAATTGATTTAAATCTGGAACAGGCG GAAAAACTGGAAAGAATCAATGATGCTCTTTCAAGTGAATATGAGTGCCGCCGGCGGATGTTGATGAAACGATTAGATGTGACAGTGCAGTCCTTTGGGTGGTCTGATAGAGCAAAG TTAAAAACCGATGACATAGCAAGAATTTACCAACCTAAGCGTTATGCTTTGTCACCCAAGACAACAATAACCTTGGCACATTTACTTGCTGCCCGTGAAGATCTGTCAAAGATCATCAGGACAAGTAGTGGATCCAGCCGGGAGAAGACAGCATGTGCCATTAATAAG GTGCTGATGGGAAGGGTGCCTGACAGGGGAGGACGGCCAAATGAAATTGAACCACCACCCCCTGAGATGCCGCCTTGGCAAAAGAGACAGGAAGGCGGTggaaggggtgggtggggtgggggaggtggcagaggaggtGGTGGGAGTGGGAGAGGTGGTGGAGGCgggtggggaggtggtgggggagggggcggggggtggggcggggccgggggagggggtggtAGAGGAGGAGGTTTCCAAGGCAGGGGCGATTATGGTGGGAGGGGAGATTATGGTGGAAGAGGAGGCtatggaggaagaggaggctaTGGTGGAAGAGGTTACGGAGATCCGTatggaggaggtggtggtggataTAGAAGATACTAA